The Terriglobia bacterium nucleotide sequence GCGCCACCTCGTCCCGAAGGTGGCGGATCTGCTCGTCCGCCAGGTTGACCGCGGTCACGGTGCAGCCGTGCTCCTCCGCGGCGTACAGGGCGAAGTTTCCCCATCCGCAGCCGAGGTCGAGCACGCGATCGCCCGGCGAGAGCTCGAGCTTCCTGGCGACGAGATCCAGCTTGTGCCTCGCCGCCTCCTCGAGCGTCTCGTCGGGCCGCAGGAAGTAGCAGCAGGTGTACGAGAGCGTCGGCCCGTCGAGAAACGCCTTGAAGAAGTCGTTCGAAAGCGAGTAGTGGTGGTCGAGGCCTTCCTTGAGCTTCGTCGCCATGACGACCTCCGGCTCGGGATCGCCTATGACTCTACCATTCTATCGGGGGGACGGCGGCGAACGCTCCGCAGTCGTCGTGGCGAATCCCAGGGCCTGGTACCGGCGGGCCGAGTCGAACGGCCGACCTAGGGATTATGAGACGACGGTCCGTATCATATCGCGTGCATCCGTCGCATGTGTCGCATGTGTTACGGCGGAATTTCGGACGGGCTTCCAACCTCAAGAGACGGGGACGGTTCCGGACCTGGCGACCCAGCGGGCGACCTGTTGTTTTCAAGAGGAACGGTAACACGAGGGCTTGACATTGGGCCGGCTTCGGCCAATCATCCAATCGACGCCGGTGGAACGGCGAGGAGACTGCGGTGCGTGCTCACCGGAAGCGCCACAACTCAGGGCGGGTCCCAAGTCTGCCACAGCTCCGGCGAAAACTTAGGGCAAGCCGTGGCGGCCGCGCCGTCCGGCACATTGTGAACGTTCTGGCCGACCCGCGAACCGCGGAGGTCTACCGGAGGCGCGGAGAGCCGGTCTACAAGGCCGCGGTAGAGTTCCTTAACGGTCCCGTACGGGCGGCCTTCGACCGTCCTCCAGTCGGCAGGCCGGCCACAAACGTCGCCCGGACTCGGACACGCGCCCGGGCCCCGCGGCGCGTGCGCGCGCATCGGTCCCGCGCTCGGCACGCGCCGAGCCGGGACGGGCCAAGTACCGGCGACTCTGACCCACCCGCGCCCCGCATCCCGCGGGGCCGTCCACTCTTCCTAGCTGCCGCGCCTTTTGCGCTTTCGGTGTCGCCGTGACTGCCCGGCCGGGAGCAGTCGAGGCGAAGGCCGATCGCTTGGCGTATCGGGTCCGCGAGCTCGCGCGCCGACTGGGCGTTCCGCCATCGACGCTGTACAGATCCGTCCAGAGGGGCGAGCTCCGTGCTGTTCGGCTCGGAGCGGTTGTGCTGATCCCTGTGGAGGAAGTGGAGCGCCTCCTCAAGGGCGAAACGACGTCTCTCGTTCCGAAGCGCGAGGACGGCGCGCCTGCCGGCGCTCGCAGGTCGGGCTCGACGCGCGAGGCCGTCCGCGCGGGAGCACCGCGCAAATCAAATGCCCTGGCCAGGCCCGGGCTCACGAAGACATACGAGGAGAACACAGATGTCGCCTTCAGGGAAGGCTCCGGGCCGAGACCTGCTCGGCCTCGGGTCAGCTGACTCCGCACCCTGCCATCGCCAGGGCCTAGAGATCACGGTCGCCCGGATCGGCCCGGACGCCCACGGGAAAGGCGCGCTCGCAGCGATTTGGTTCCGTCTCGAAGTGGCCGGAGAGGCCCTCGCGCTGGGCCCGTTCCCGATCTACCGCTCGGTCCTGGGCGTCCCGAAGCTCGGCTCGCCGCGCGTCTTGCGCAACTCAACGTGGCACAAGTTCTGTGAAGTAGATGCGAACGTGTGGGCTCGGATGGTTGACCTGGCCCTCGCCGCCTGGGGACAGCTCGAGGAAAGCGCAGCCGGCCGCCGGGACGAGGGCGACCGATGACCGACTACAGGGTCTCGGTCGGGTTGTTGCGGCACGAGAAGATGTTGAGACTGCGGCATCCGAAGATGCTCGGCGGCAGGGCCCTTGAGAGCGTCATGCGGGTATGGGAATACGCCGCCGAGCGGACGGAGCGGAACCCCGATCAGGAGAGCGGCGTGTTTGTCGGGATGTCCGACGAGGAGCTGGTGTTGGCCCTGGGCTGGGCAAATGACCGCCGACGCCGGAGCATCGCCGCGGCAATGCGCGTGCTAGACGCGTGCATTACGTGCGGATTCCTAGACCGGACATCGGCCGAGGATCTCCGCGTACATGGGTGGGAGTCGCACCAGGGTTGGCTGTGCGGCGCACGCGAAAGGAGCGAGGCGGCGCGGAAAGCGGCCTGCGCGAAGCATGCGAAGCGCATCAGCCGATGGTCTGCGCCTGGCGAGGGTGAGCAGGGCGAGGAGGCTGCGGGGCGCACGAGCGGGGCGTGTGCCCCCCCTCCCTCTCCCTGTCCTTTCCCTCCAGAGGAGAGACAGCCAGTAGCTGACTTGGAGAGCGGCCCGGACGGGACCCCAGAGCAGCGAGGGGTCCGGAAAGGGCCCGGACGTCGAACGGGGCGGTGGAGCGACCTCGATCGCGGGGAGGACGCGCGGCGGCGAGGTCAGCATGGGAAAACCGTGTTCGTCGAGCGAGTCGCGGCGGACAGGGGGTTGGCGAGGTACAGAGCGGACTTCGAGCGGGCGGTGGTCGTGGGGGTGTGGCGCGGGAGCGGCGCGGTCGCGCTCGAGGTGGCGGAGCAGAGGTCTGGCGAGCTTCGAGGCGCAGTCGAGGAGTGGGCTCTTCGCGTTGAAGTCGCGACACGGGAGACGCCCGTGCTGCTGGGAGACCAGGGCGCGTGGGACGCGCGCCAGGAGGGCTAATGGGTCACGGTAGGTCGGCCTTGTTCCCGGAGGTGAGGCTGCCTCGCCGGCAGTTGCGCTTCTGCGAGGAGTACATCGTTGACCACAACGCCGAGGCCGCGGCGAAGCGTGCCGGATACTCCGAAAAATCGGCCCGCTGGATGGGCTACAAACTGCTAAAGCACTACGCCGGCGTTCGCGACTACGTGGCCCAGCTCGACGCGGAGCTGGCCGAGCGGACGAAGATCACGGCCGAGCTCGTCCGACAACGCCTGCGAGAGATCGCAGAAGCCGATTGGCGCCGGGCGTACGGTCCGGACGGACAGCTGCTCCCGCCGAACGAGATCCCGGACGACGTCGCGCGCGCGATCGGCGGGATCAAGACCACGGAGAGGTACGTGGGCGCAGGCGAGAGCCGCGACATGGTTTTGGTCACGAAGAACGTCGATTTTCTCGACCGGCTGCGTGCGTGGGAGATGCTCGGGCGGTCCGTCGGGCTGTTCCTGGACCGGACGCAGCACGAGGCCGGCAAGACGTTGGAGGAAGTCCTGCGGTCTCTGGCGGGGCCGCGCGAATGAGCTTCAACGCCACGGATCGCTTCGTTCCGTCCGAACTGTTCTACGCCGTGCGCGCGGGGATCGCCCGGGACCCGTACTGGCCCGGGCGGGCGATCTGGGAAAGGGACTCGCGCGAGCCCGATCCGGGTAAGTGGTCGCGAGGGTTCTTGGTGGCGCAGGTGGTCCGGTCGCTGCTACGCCAGATTGGGGACGTGGACCGCGGCAGCGGAGGTATCCGTCGCCGTCGTGATTCTTGAGCCGGGCGCGTGCCCGGGAAGGAGGTTCTGATGGCTCGGTTCCGTGTGAGGCAAGACGTCTTCCTCCGCACGCCGCCCACCAAGTTCGGGCACAGCGGCCATCTGGTCGAGGCCTCGCCGTCGGATCCGGCGGAGATCGAGATCGACGTGACGCTGGACGCGCCCGGGCTCCGGTGGGAGCCGCTCGACGACGAGGCGCGCACGGCCCTCGAGCGCCGGAAGGAGACCGTGCGCTTGGAACAGGGGCGCAAGGTGCTCGACGCGGCGGGTGTCACCGCGACGTTCCAACGCGCCTTCGATCCGGATGTTCGGCGCGCCTCCGAAGAGGCCGAACGCGTAGGGGAATTGTTGCGCCGTCGTTAGCCGACGGCGCCCACGGCCGGCGCGGAGTGGTTTCGCGCCGACGTTCGTCTGCACTGTCCACCCGGGAACGCTCCGGGAGCAAGGAGTCCCGATGATTCAGAAAGCACGGACGCATCTCGAGGCCTGGTGGTCGGCACTCGGCAGCGCGGAGTTTGCCGGCGGCGACGTCAGGAAAGTGCTGGACCGCTGCGGGGTGAACGGAGGCCGCTCCTGGGAGCAGATGGCGCCGGACCTCGTCAAGACGGGTCGGACTCTCGTCGCGGCAGCCGCGGCCCTCCAGCCCGCGCACGATGTCGCCGTCCAAACGGTGAAGGCGGCCCTGGAGCTCCAGCGCCAGAAGGTCGACAAGCTCACTGCGGACTTCCAGCAGGCCCGGCCGCGTTGGGAGGAAGCGGAGACGGCGTCGGCGCGCCTCCGCTCGCGGATCGAAGAACTGGAGGGCGACGCCAGGACCACGCCGTTCGACGAAGCCGACGAGCACCGACGGATCGCGGGAGACCTCTCCGCCGCACGGTCGCAGCTGGCCGCGGCGGTGGAACGCGCCAGCTCCGCGGGCGACGTCGGCGAGGGCCTCGCGACGGCGCTCAAGGCCGCGGTCGAGGACCTCGCGTGGGTCGAGGAGGTCCACAACGTCCTCACCGTGGGGTTCCACGTGTTCGACCGACCGAATCCCGACCTCACGCGGAGGCCGAACGGAGCCGACTATGCCGCTCAGTCCTGAAGCCGTTCACGCGATGTACCATCCGTCCGAAGGGAAGGCCGGGGCTGGGCGCGAGCCTCCCCACTCCGACGGGAACTGTTCGGCCGCCGGTGCCGCGCCGGACGCGCCCTCGACGCCGAGCACGGCCGCACGAAACCGCGCGTTCTACCATCCGAACGGTCCCGCGGACGGGCCCACGGGTCCGCCTCCATCGCCGACCACGAAGCGCGCCGAGCACTTCTACCATCCGGACAGCGCCCCCGCGGCGGGCGCAGCCGGCGGCGGGGCGCCGGCGGACGGAGCGGCCTCGACGCCGGCGGCGGACGCGACCGGCTCGGGCCCGCCCAGCGTCCCCGAGCGGTACGAGCTCGAGCCGGGCGTGGAGGCGGATCACGATCTGATCGCCGCTGTCTCTCCGTTGTTCCGCAAGGCGGGCCTCACGCAGGCGCAGTTCGTCGTCGTCGCGAAGGCGCAGAAGCTGGCGATCGACCGCGAGGCGGAGGCCCGGCAACGGACGTTCGCCGAGTGGAGCGACCGCGCGAAGTCGGATCCGGAGTACGGCGGCGAGCAGTACGAGGCCAACCTGCGGTCCGCGCAAGCGGTGATTCAGCGCTACGGCAACGCCGACGTCCTGCAGGTCCTGAACGAAACGGGCGCCGGCTTTCACCCGGAGATGATCCGCCTGTTCACCAGGCTCGCGTGGGCGCTGCGAATGCGCTGACGCGGGGGTAGGAAGCGGTTCCGGAGTGCAGACCTCTGCACCGTGCACGTAGAGGAGACCGAGATGGCCGAGATACCCCGCCAGGACGAGCCGACCGTACGTTCCGAGCCCCTGCCCACGCCGTACTTGAACCTCCCCGAGGCTGGGGAAGCTGGGGTCGCGCTCGGGCGTGCCGCGCAGGCCGTCGCTCGTCCCTTGCAGCAGCTCGCGCTCGAGGAGAAAGCCAACCACGACGCCACGCGCGTGCTGATCGCCGAGACCCAGTGGGACAAGGCCGTGACGGACGCGCTCCACGCGCCGGACCCGTCCCCCGCAACGGCCGGCGCCGGTTCGCCGTCCGAACCTGGTTTCCTGAACCGCCTCGGGCTCAACGCGATCGGGAAGGGCGACGACGTCCTCCGTTCTCTTGCCGATGCGCGCGACGGCATCGCCCAGACTCTCGCCAACGAAACCCAGCGTCGGGTCTTCCTCCACCGGACGGCCGCCTCGCTGGACGTCACGCGCCGCCAGGTCCTCGCGCACGAGGCGGACCAGGGAATGCGGGTCCGCGCGGACGCGTTCAAGACCCGATACGACACGTACCTCAACGCGATGATCCGTGACGCCGCGGATCCGGTCGCCCGCGAGATCCACATGGCGGAGATCGTCGGGCCCGTGAAGATCGAGGCGGCTCGCATCGGGGCCACCGAGGAGCGTCAGACCGAGATGCTCGCGCAGGCCGCGTCCG carries:
- a CDS encoding helix-turn-helix domain-containing protein, which encodes MTARPGAVEAKADRLAYRVRELARRLGVPPSTLYRSVQRGELRAVRLGAVVLIPVEEVERLLKGETTSLVPKREDGAPAGARRSGSTREAVRAGAPRKSNALARPGLTKTYEENTDVAFREGSGPRPARPRVS
- a CDS encoding terminase small subunit, translating into MGHGRSALFPEVRLPRRQLRFCEEYIVDHNAEAAAKRAGYSEKSARWMGYKLLKHYAGVRDYVAQLDAELAERTKITAELVRQRLREIAEADWRRAYGPDGQLLPPNEIPDDVARAIGGIKTTERYVGAGESRDMVLVTKNVDFLDRLRAWEMLGRSVGLFLDRTQHEAGKTLEEVLRSLAGPRE